From Pararge aegeria chromosome 9, ilParAegt1.1, whole genome shotgun sequence, the proteins below share one genomic window:
- the LOC120626316 gene encoding aquaporin AQPAe.a-like — translation MTIVRDLPERVSKPSPVKNILRWWSKEFKVILAEFVSTTLLVFLGCMANVPLDDFTVQPPMYGPIAFGLVVLFNITSFGHISGAHMNPSVTLSAIIWGSVSLPLAVMYAIAQCGGAIVGYGLLLSVSPIDLIPGSVCITQPHMNHTMYQALVIEIILSTALGFINCAVWDPVNKEKQDAIPLKFGFTIAALSLAGGPLTGASMNPARSLGPAVWTGNWNTHWVYWLGPAVGGAVAPLLYKVAWLETKKDKDFEVQSSNGQM, via the coding sequence ATGACCATCGTGAGGGATCTGCCTGAACGAGTTTCGAAGCCATCACCAGTGAAGAATATATTGCGATGGTGGTCGAAAGAGTTCAAAGTTATCCTGGCGGAATTTGTATCAACAACACTATTGGTATTTTTGGGATGTATGGCTAACGTGCCACTGGACGATTTCACCGTACAACCTCCGATGTACGGTCCGATTGCTTTTGGTCTGGTCGTTTTGTTCAACATAACGTCATTTGGGCATATATCTGGTGCGCATATGAACCCGTCGGTGACATTGTCTGCAATAATATGGGGAAGCGTTTCGCTCCCTCTCGCTGTTATGTACGCTATAGCTCAGTGCGGTGGTGCGATCGTTGGATACGGTTTACTGCTAAGTGTTTCACCTATCGACTTAATCCCAGGTAGTGTTTGCATAACTCAGCCTCATATGAATCACACTATGTACCAAGCTCTTGTGATTGAAATAATACTGTCAACAGCACTAGGTTTTATTAATTGTGCTGTATGGGACCCTGTGAACAAAGAGAAGCAAGATGCGATTCCTTTGAAGTTTGGGTTCACTATTGCCGCGTTGTCGCTTGCAGGGGGGCCTTTGACAGGGGCGAGTATGAACCCGGCAAGGTCCTTAGGGCCCGCCGTATGGACTGGTAATTGGAATACACATTGGGTATATTGGCTAGGCCCGGCCGTCGGTGGTGCGGTAGCACCTCTGCTTTATAAGGTAGCTTGGCTGGAAACTAAGAAAGATAAAGACTTTGAAGTACAATCTAGCAATGGCCAAATGTGA